The following proteins are encoded in a genomic region of Channa argus isolate prfri chromosome 3, Channa argus male v1.0, whole genome shotgun sequence:
- the n4bp2 gene encoding NEDD4-binding protein 2 isoform X5 yields MPRRKKNGQSPARVPGGPSDEDSLGYTSGYRIPQRHNVTMANNFPSSVDKDTIVKSMVEMFSHLDPEVIYVVLSEWDFKVENAMDSLLELSVAAEVAAPIPSPISGFERTAAALLRPYKFPEPRSNPDSSKPFQQPSSPPFTNLLTDELDLLVDQELETLTAQQNFKDEPTSSQSLSSCASLSFYPPLAFQQQVLPELLQSSIEPRLKGPPAEQQHMAEPASPLDKLSTWEDKNSEGQHLVVDFTHLMAETSENELKPPLDLAASGRPSAFQVYKKQDPVPACESEEVRVMQSEAIEGGARSKVNMLNQESLGSMSTPWNLQAPEFSPQIHGNEVPSFITPVAQHPSNWPSQLRHASSVSKAPLKPSATIPKSWAVPAALHPPTQHNRLHLEGRLLVLLRGAPGSGKSTMARELLAHNPGGVILSTDDYFTCNGEYWFKPTALEEAHEWNHKRAKEAFEKGTNPIIIDNTNMQGWEMKPYVAQALKHGYKVLFREPDTAWKNKPRELARRTSHNVPVETIRRMLTGYERFVTVHSIMGSQMPESKKRLLLENRISKPISSQTPCPDLVGQPGLIEGYKNSHPQLFSSLPDVSSIGCSGEIGMVADSTNKSTESLNFQPTERPMENPEISDGDDDMNLGDLDPQLDAQLELNQSVGGQRIPDCIVESVMNEDQRADERPVAFSESIGQRVRRVRPSRMELTDLLKDTNQSERKAKKKEKTNKETRRDQLMRYEEENGMQNILNFEGDWPSQGSLEQRQVRRTERQKEGNGEEGNGVYQESNENKTKEQSTPNITEFQKLCDLIHTGVAVIQTSSSCSSSPSQSFREILEEEEEAGGRFEELHCGYNSEERVQNINSIGQSRSELPDCVLDWKSTIDNQEKHNKKWSTTGWNVSDIVRETAEDLEATKGMNPLSGLTVDSLVGDSKVCCDEVVSHSIKDNVVTEPGGGGHTDVGTNNCTEDGRDNRMEFDTSLISYMCEGSQERKQRHSRRSGKHCKLALTFTQNCPGSSLNNLECPSTTAQNRDISQNTSKIDFEPNFTTSNSSLDLFVQSKSEANLQPHPLVDTGCFTQTEPHDFALLWRLNHPDSPDNTVITVCSPSSDFKILSGDSSRFMPELSSDISTLVAVQPSGHKEIPYRVVFEKGTQVEEKELGAAEDRLESLRILSLHFRLVGFDTLEDLYDKCHHDLEWTTNLLLDSGERFFRHEDGKEEKEVEGCATGKDDQKISSLFEDYGEASETSVCTNEDLQQGGPAGFEEGAQEPTSGTNSESHESSTNTDLPHFEGVAAPIRNKDHPDTTLHAEKLPQVTQPEARIETENKVISELDLEGGVWGWNIDDGVEIEESRVGDKISSMDNVHRLLQAELEEIGGEEKQRKEERTDRRAMEEMRNKHLDIQSLELKLPTELALQLTELFGPVGVDPGTCSGDDYEVQMDLNLAKLLHHKWKETIQERQRQAILSFHLLKENQTCSCRPQPARWSHQAEGEPAVFPLPHH; encoded by the exons ATGCCTCGGAGAAAGAAAAACGGGCAGAGTCCGGCCAGAGTCCCCGGCGGCCCGTCGGATGAGGACAGCCTCGGCTACACCTCGGGTTACCGAATACCTCAGAGACATAACGTTACAATGGCAAATAACTTTCCCTCCAGCGTCGATAAAGATACAATCGTGAAAAGCATGGTGGAGATGTTCTCACACCTGGACCCTGAAGTTATTTACGTCGTGCTGTCTGAATGGGATTTTAAAG TTGAAAATGCAATGGATTCTCTCTTGGAgctgtctgtggctgctgaAGTTGCAGCCCCAATTCCTTCCCCTATATCTGGTTTTGAACGAACTGCAGCAGCCTTGCTTAGGCCTTACAAGTTTCCTGAACCTAGGTCAAACCCAGATTCCTCCAAACCATTTCAGCAGCCCTCCTCTCCCCCCTTCACCAACCTTCTGACAGATGAGTTGGACCTGCTAGTTGATCAGGAGCTTGAGACCCTTACTGCGCAACAAAACTTTAAAGATGAGCCAACCAGCAGTCAGTCTTTATCTTCTTGTGCCTCCCTTTCCTTTTACCCACCACTAGCTTTTCAACAGCAGGTCCTCCCTGAGTTGCTTCAGTCCAGCATAGAACCTAGATTGAAAGGGCCTCCTGCTGAGCAGCAGCATATGGCTGAACCTGCTTCTCCTCTGGACAAGCTTAGTACATGGGAAGACAAGAATTCTGAGGGCCAGCATTTAGTGGTGGATTTTACACATCTGATGGCTGAGACATCTGAAAATGAGCTGAAACCTCCTCTGGACCTGGCAGCTTCAGGACGCCCATCGGCTTTCCAGGTGTATAAAAAGCAAGACCCGGTGCCTGCCTGTGAATCAGAGGAGGTTAGGGTCATGCAATCTGAAGCGATAGAAGGAGGAGCAAGATCTAAGGTGAATATGTTAAATCAAGAGTCACTTGGCTCTATGTCTACACCCTGGAACCTACAAGCACCTGAGTTTTCTCCCCAAATCCATGGAAATGAAGTGCCATCCTTTATTACCCCTGTGGCTCAGCATCCTTCCAACTGGCCTAGTCAACTTAGGCATGCATCTTCAGTCAGTAAAGCACCTCTCAAACCCTCTGCCACTATTCCCAAATCCTGGGCTGTGCCAGCTGCTCTACATCCTCCTACCCAACACAACAGGCTACATTTGGAAGGTAGGCTGCTTGTGCTACTACGCGGTGCACCAGGCTCAGGGAAGTCTACCATGGCAAG agAGTTGTTGGCCCATAACCCAGGTGGCGTTATACTGAGCACTGATGACTACTTCACTTGCAATGGAGAATATTGGTTTAAGCCCACTGCTCTGGAAGAGGCCCATGAGTGGAACCATAAACGag CCAAAGAAGCTTTTGAGAAGGGCACTAACCCCATCATCATTGACAATACCAACATGCAGGGCTGGGAGATGAAACCCTATGTGGCTCAG GCACTCAAACATGGATATAAAGTGCTATTTCGAGAGCCAGACACTGCGTGGAAGAACAAGCCCAGAGAATTGGCGAG ACGCACCTCACATAATGTACCAGTGGAAACCATCCGCCGCATGCTTACTGGATATGAGCGTTTTGTCACAGTCCATTCTATTATGGGTTCACAGATGCCTGAGTCAAAGAAGCGTCTCCTTCTGGAGAACAGGATCTCAAA GCCAATATCCTCTCAAACACCATGTCCTGATCTGGTAGGGCAGCCTGGATTAATTGAGGGGTATAAGAATTCCCACCCTCAGCTGTTTTCCTCCCTCCCTGATGTGTCATCCATTGGTTGTTCTGGTGAGATAGGAATGGTGGCAGATAGCACCAACAAATCTACCGAGTCACTCAATTTTCAGCCTACTGAAAGACCAATGGAAAACCCAGAAATTTCTGACGGTGATGATGACATGAATTTGGGGGACTTAGATCCGCAATTGGATGCCCAGTTAGAGCTAAATCAATCAGTAGGAGGTCAGAGAATACCTGACTGTATTGTGGAGTCAGTGATGAACGAAGATCAACGAGCTGATGAAAGGCCTGTGGCTTTCTCTGAGTCTATTGGACAGAGGGTGAGGAGAGTAAGACCAAGCAGGATGGAACTTACAGATCTCTTGAAAGATACTAACCAATCAGAGCGCaaggcaaaaaagaaagaaaagacaaataaagaaacaagaagGGATCAGTTGATGAGATATGAAGAAGAAAATGGCATGCAGAATATTTTGAACTTTGAAGGGGATTGGCCTTCTCAAGGGTCCCTTGAACAGCGACAAGTAAgaaggacagaaagacaaaaagagggaaATGGAGAGGAAGGTAATGGTGTTTATCAAGaaagtaatgaaaataaaacgaAAGAGCAGTCTACACCTAATATAACAGAATTTCAGAAGCTCTGTGATCTTATTCATACAGGTGTAGCTGTCATTCAGACCAGCTCTTCCTGTTCGTCCTCCCCTTCCCAAAGCTTTCGAGAGATattggaggaagaagaggaagccGGCGGCAGGTTTGAGGAATTGCACTGTGGATATAACAGTGAAGAGAGAGTGCAAAACATTAACAGTATTGGCCAAAGCAGAAGTGAATTACCTGATTGTGTGTTAGACTGGAAGTCAACAATTGATAATCAAgagaaacataataaaaaatggaGCACAACTGGATGGAATGTGTCAGATATTGTTAGAGAAACAGCTGAAGATTTGGAAGCAACCAAGGGTATGAATCCTCTCTCTGGTCTAACTGTTGATTCGCTGGTTGGAGATTCAAAAGTATGTTGTGATGAAGTGGTAAGCCACAGCATTAAAGATAATGTTGTTACAGAACCAGGTGGTGGCGGCCATACTGATGTGGGCACTAACAACTGCACAGAAGATGGTAGAGACAATAGAATGGAGTTTGACACCAGCCTTATTAGTTATATGTGTGAGGGCAGTCAGGAGAGAAAGCAGCGACATAGTCGCAGATCAGGCAAGCATTGCAAGCTAGCCCTTACCTTCACTCAAAACTGCCCTGGTTCTTCTTTGAATAATCTTGAATGCCCAAGTACCACAGCTCAAAACAGAGACATTAGTCAGAACACCAGTAAAATAGATTTTGAACCTAATTTTACTACTTCTAACTCCAGCCTTGATCTCTTCGTGCAGTCCAAATCTGAGGCAAACCTGCAGCCTCATCCTCTGGTAGATACAGGCTGCTTCACCCAGACTGAACCTCATGACTTTGCCCTTCTTTGGCGTTTGAATCATCCAGACAGCCCTGATAATACAGTCATCACTGTGTGTAGCCCCTCCAGTGATTTCAAAATCCTGTCTGGTGATTCTTCTCGCTTCATGCCAGAGCTGTCCTCTGACATTTCCACACTAGTTGCTGTTCAGCCCTCTGGTCACAAAGAGATACCCTATCGTGTGGTGTTCGAGAAAGGCACAcaggtggaggagaaggagcTAGGGGCAGCTGAAGATCGACTTGAGAGCCTGCGTATTCTCAGTCTGCATTTTAGACTAGTCGGTTTTGATACATTAGAAGATCTGTATGACAAATGCCATCATGACCTAGAATGGACCACCAACTTGCTGTTGGACTCTGGGGAGAGGTTCTTTAGACATGAAGATGgcaaggaggagaaggaagtaGAAGGTTGTGCTACTGGTAAAGATGACCAGAAAATATCTAGCCTGTTTGAAGATTACGGTGAGGCTTCAGAAACCAGTGTATGTACTAATGAAGATCTGCAACAGGGGGGTCCAGCTGGGTTTGAGGAGGGGGCTCAGGAACCAACCAGTGGGACAAATAGTGAGTCACATGAGAGCTCCACTAATACCGACTTACCACACTTCGAAGGTGTAGCTGCTCCAATTAGGAACAAAGATCATCCTGATACAACCTTACATGCAGAAAAACTTCCTCAAGTTACCCAGCCTGAAGCAAGAattgaaacagaaaacaaagtgataTCAGAACTTGACCTAGAAGGTGGGGTTTGGGGTTGGAACATAGATGATGGAGTAGAAATCGAAGAGTCAAGGGTTGGAGACAAGATCTCCAGCATGGATAATGTCCACCGACTGCTGCAGGCTGAGCTAGAGGAGATTGGGGGcgaggaaaaacagagaaaggaggagaggacTGATAGGAGGGCCATGGAGGAGATGAGGAACAAACACCTGGATATCCAGAGTTTGGAGCTGAAGCTACCCACTGAGCTAGCACTTCAGCTGACAGAACTGTTTGGTCCTGTGGGAGTAGACCCAG GCACATGCTCCGGGGATGACTATGAAGTGCAGATGGACCTCAACCTGGCTAAACTGCTTCATCACAAGTGGAAGGAAACAATCCAG GAAAGGCAAAGACAAGCAATTCTATCATTTCACCTACTTAAGGAAA ATCAGACATGTTCGTGCAGACCTCAACCAGCGAGATGGAGCCACCAAGCTGAAGGAGAACCAGCTGTATTCCCTCTTCCCCACCATTGA